Within Staphylococcus sp. NRL 16/872, the genomic segment CAAGGACAAGAAATTGGTATGACTAATTATCCGTTTGAAAGTATCGAAACCTTTAATGACGTTGCTGTTAAAAATGAGTACCAAATTGTAAAAGAACAAGGCGGAGACGTTACTCAATTATTAGATAAATATAAAATGGAAAATCGTGATAATTCACGTACGCCAATGCAATGGGATGATTCTACTAATGGTGGGTTTACTGAAGGTGAACCATGGTTCCCAGTCAATCCAAATTATAAAGAAATCAATGTAGAACAACAATTAGAAGATGAGAAATCCGTACTTAATTTTTATAAAAAATTAATTCAATTGAAGAAATCATACGATATTTATACTTATGGACAATTTGATTTAGTCGATGCCGATAATGAAGATGTGTTTGCTTATACGCGTAAATTAGATGGTAAAACAGTCGTCGTGGCAGGCAACTTAACAGATAAATCTGCACAATTATCATTAGCATTTGAAGTGGATAGTGAAGCAATTAAATTACACAACTATGATTGTCCGTTAAATGTAGCATCTCTCAAACCATTCGAAGCTTTTGTAGCTGAGATATAAGTGGTTGTATTGTTGCGATATTTGCGCAATGGCTACGCACACGCAATAATAAGAAAAAATAGGCGACAAGCCACACCACTAAAAAATCCCCTCACTACTCGCAATAGTGAGGGGATTAGTGTATAAGATGCACGAAGCTCTTGTTAATCGAATTATGACACTAGAGCGTAGAATATTGCAAATATATATACCTAATAAAGCGATTAATGAACTATAGTTAGTAGCTTGTTAATCGTACTTATCTTATTCAATAATTTATATATCGTAATCTTCTTGTTTAATAGGTAACCAAAGTTGAATTTTAGTGAATGGGTCCTCAAATGAGAAATCAAAAGGATAAATTTCTACATACAAGCTGTCTCGTTCATATGGTAAAGTGAGTTGTAAACTTGATTCTATATAATACCAAGCCTCATTAACTGCATAATCAATTTCACCTTTTAAATTGAATTTAGCATAATGTCTGCCCGGTAACAATCTACTTTCTAAATGTGCTGGATAGCGTTCACTTGGGACGCCAACAAATATTTCTACACCTTCGTCTAATGGGCAAGTTATGACAAATATCTCATATGGGCTTATATTATTATATCTTTTCAATTCTTTTAATCTACCATCGTTGAATAAATCTTCTAAAAAATCAGGGACTTTATATGGGTTAGATAAGTTATCCGCTTCAACAAATCGAGCATATCCAACTAATGGTATATCATCAGTATTGTCTAGTCTATATGGATAGGGTGCACGTTCAGTGGTTGTTAATTTAATATACAGTCGTTCTTGTAATTTTAACTCATCTTTTTTTGCAGATGCTTGAATAGGTGAGATACCATGAAAATCACTAAAATCATTAGCAAATTCATTCGAACTTGTATAATTGTATTTTTTAGCTACATCAACTAACCTTGAAGCACTTAGCATCATCTCTCTAGCTGCTGCAGTCATTTTTCTAGCATGTGCATAACTCTCTGGTGATTGTCCTACAATCATTTTAAATGATTGATCTAGATGGTAAGGAGAAAGACCAACGTAATCACTTAAATCTTGCAAATTAAACGGCTCTAATAAACGATCCTCAATATATACGATTGCCTGTTGTATCTGCTTGATAACGTCCAAAACTTTCACTCCAATAATTTTACAATCAATTAATACATATTTTACCTTATTTTATAAAAATATACACCTTAACGTGTGCTATCTTTAGAAACTTTTTCAAAAATTACTTAAAAAGGACAGAATATGAGTTCAAATCATCCAGATTCAAACATCATATTGTGTCCTCCTTTAAAAATAATATTGTAAATGAGTTTATTGAATATCGTCCCACCAATGATTTCCATCACGACTTAACAATAAATCACTTTCTAATGGACCATTCGTACCAGATTTATAATTAGGGAAGCATGATGGTTCATTCATTGACCATTCTTCTTGAATAACATCAACAAATTTCCAAGTTGATTTTAATTCTTCCCAATGAGTAAAGTTTGTCGCATCACCTTTAAGGCAATCGAATAATAGGTTCTCATATGCGTCCACAGTGTTCATTTTATCTTGAGCACTTAATGCATATGATAACTGTACAGGTTCAGTATCAATGCCTTGAATGTTTTTCTTAGCGTTTAGATGAAGTGACATACCTTCATTTGGTTGAATATTGATAACTAGTAAATTAGAATCAAGTAATTTATCAGTTTGATAATATAAATTCATAGGAACTTCTTTGAATTCAACTACAACTTGAATTGTTTTAGACTTCATTCGTTTACCTGTTCTAATATAGAATGGCACACCTGCCCAACGGAAATTGTCAATAGTTAAACGTCCTGAAACAAATGTAGGTGTATTTGAATCTTCAGCCACGCGATCTTCTTCACGATAAGCTTTTACTTCTTCACCGTTTATATAACCTCTATCATATTGTCCACGAACAAAGTTCTTTTTCACTTCTTCAGGCTTTAATTGTCTAAGTGATTTTAATACTTTAACTTTTTCAGCACGGATATCTTCACTTTTAAGACTAATAGGGGCTTCCATTGCTAATAAAGCGACCATTTGTAACATATGGTTTTGTACCATATCTTTTAAAGCACCACTTGACTCATAGTATCCACCACGATCTTCAACACCCAGTATTTCAGAAGATGTAACTTGTATATTAGAAATATATTTATTATTCCATAATGGTTCAAACATGGCGTTTGAGAAACGTAACACCTCGATATTTTGTACCATATCTTTACCAAGATAATGGTCAATACGATAAATTTCTTCTTCTTTGAATGATTGACGAAGTTGATTATTTAATCGTTCAGCTGATTTCAAGTCGCTACCAAATGGTTTCTCAATAACAAGACGTTTAAAGCCGGTTGTTTCAGTAAGACCCGATGATTTTAAATAATCAGAAATAATACCAAAGAATTGAGGTGCCATCGCTAAGTAGAACAAGCGATTACCTTTTAATTGATATTGAGTATCTAACTGATTAGAAAAATCTAATAAAGCATGATAACTTTGTTCATCACTAACATCATGTTTGAAGTAATAAACATGTTCCATAAATTCATTAATTTGAGTAGTATCTTCAACGTGCGATTGAATAGATGCTTTCACTTGTTCACGGAAAATTTCATTCGTGTAATCTCGACGTCCAATTCCAATAATAGCGATATGTTCATCTAAATTATCTTGTTGAAATAAGTGGAATAAAGACGGAAATAACTTTCTATGACTTAAATCTCCAGTAGCCCCGAAGATAGTAATTAAACAAGGGATGTGTTTCGTTTGTTTACTCAAGTTCAAAACCTCAATTCTTTAATAGCTATGATTTATTTATTATAAAATAAATTAATAGTACTTCCTATATTTTTGCTTTAAATAAGTATTAAGTTCATATTTTCATTCGAAACGTATAACGCACAATTTAATATATTATAAATATCATTATACCTTAAACCGATTTGAATTTATTTATTTTATTTCTTATTATAACAATCACTTCTACATATGATAAAATATATTGAAGAAAAAGGAGGCATATGCATGGAAGTGACATTTTTTGGAACGAGTGCAGGATTACCAACTAAAGAAAGAAACACTCAATCCATTGCTTTAAATCTTGAGCCATATTCAAATGCAATTTGGCTTTTCGATGTTGGCGAGGGAACACAACATCAAATTTTACATCATTCAATTAAACTAGGAAAAGTTGATCATATTTTTATCACGCATATGCACGGCGATCACATTTTTGGTTTACCTGGATTATTAACAAGTCGTTCGTTTCAAGGTGGAGAAGACAAACCGCTAACTATTATTGGACCTAAAGGTATACGAGCTTATATTGAAACCTCACTAAAATTATCCGAATCACATTTAAACTATCCAACAACATTTATTGAAATTGATAATAATTTTACATATCATCATAAAGGTTTTTCAGTTTCAGCTAAGTTATTAAATCATGGCATACCTTCCTATGGTTACCGTATAGAATCACCTACAACACCAGGTACAATTGATGTTCAGGCATTAAAAGCGATTGGTTTAGAACCCGGTCCGAAATATCAAGAAGTTAAAATTTATGATACTTTTGAACACAATGGACAAGTATTTAATTCTAATGACTTTAAAGGACCTGCTAAACCAGGACCCGTAATTTCAATCTTCGGAGATACTAAACCTTGTAAAAATGAAGTAACTATTGCTCGGGATGCAGAAATAATGATACACGAAGCAACCTATATAGAAGGCGACAAAACATTAGCTAACAACTATCATCACAGTCATATCGACGATGTTTTCTCTTTAATTAGACAAGCCAACGTAAATAGAAGTCTAATTACTCATTTAAGCAATCGTTATAATTTCGAAGATATCGACAAAATAAAAATTGAGTTAAAACAGTTAGAAGATACACCAAACTTCGAATTTGTAAAAGACTTTGAAACTTATAAAATTTAATTATTTAATGAAAAACCCTATCCATATAACAAAAGAGGATAGGGTTTTTTACAAAATTTTAATATTAGTGATTTTCGTTTTTAGAAAGTTCCATACTTCTCTCAACAGCAGCATTTAAGCAATCTTCAAAAACACCTTTAATATCATGTTCCGATAGTGCATTTAAACCCGCCTGAGTAGTGCCGCCTTTAGAAGTAATATTTTTACGTAATTGTTCCATACTTAAATCAGAACGTTCAATCATTTTACTTGTTCCAATAATTAGGTTTTTTATTGACTCTTCAACTTGACCTCTTTCAAGACCTAATTCAGTTCCAGCTTTAACATACTGTTCAAATACATGATATAAGAAAGCAGGACCACTCCCAGTAATGGCAGTTACTTGATGTAAGTGATCTTCATCAACTTCGATTACAGAACCAAATGCATTAACTAATTCAATCACTTCTTCTTTAGATTTAGGCCCAAAGTTCCCTGAGAAGCTAATACCTGTTACTGAATGACCAACTTGCGCATTAGTATTAGGCATTATACGTGCAATAGGGTTAGATACTTGAAGTTGTTCATGAATATAGTTAATTGGTAAACCAGCCATAATGGAAATAAATCGATTTTCATCTGTAATATGCGGTTGAATTCTTTTTGCTACTTCTTCAAAATCGTAAGGTTTAGTTCCTAAAAATACATAATCCGCATCTTTTAATAATGCTTCATCATCATAACTGTATTCCACACCTAACTCTTCAGCAAATTGTTTAAGCCTCTCTTCGTTTGACTTATTAGTTAAATAGATATCATTTGAATTAAGCGTTTTAGAATTGATAATTCCTTTAAAAATCGCTTGTGCCATATTACCAGCACCATAAAATACTAATTTCATTAACAACATCACCCTCGCAATATTTTTATACCACCATAGTAACATATAAGAGGCACTTATTTTTAAGAATAAAAATTTAGTGCCTCTATACGCATGAGCTTTAGCTCAGGTGACCCTCTGCAAGAACTCTTTTTCACAAAAAAAGATAGTTCGACTATACGCATGAGCTTCAGCTCAGGTGATCCTTTAAGTTTATTTTTAGAATAAAAATTTAGTATCACTATATGAATGCTTTATTTTCAAAATAAATAACGCTTAAATCCCCAATTTATTTATAAATACTTAAAAATAAGTTACTATAATTATAAAATTTATAAAGGAGTTCAAAATATGATTGGTCAGCATTATATTGTCACTGGAGGCACAAGTGGGCTAGGTTTAGAAATAGTTAAACAGTTACTAGAAAAAGGTGTATTTGTTACAGTAATAGCAAGAAATGAGTCAAAATTTAATGATATTGATTTTGGTTCATATCAATCTAAAGTGACTATGGTTCATTGTGACTTACAAAATAGGGAAGCCATCGCTAATATAACCTCTACCATTAAATATCCAATTAATGGATTGATTTACAGTTCAGGGTTAGGCTATTTTAAATCAGTTACGCATCATTCTACTGAAGAAATGATTGAAACTTACGATGTGAACTTAATTAGTTTCAATCTACTTTACAATGTATTGCGACCTTACTTTTCAAAAAATGCATCAATCGTTAGTATTTCAAGTCAGGCCGCTTTTGTTACACAAGCCAATGCTGCACATTATGGCGCTTCTAAAGCTGCTCTTAATGCGGTTTTAAATGCTTTACGCATTGAAGAATCTCAATTTCATTTTATGGCAGTGAATCCGGGACCAATCAAAACACCATTCCACGAAAAGGCTGATCCAAGCTTAAAATATGCCCAAAAATATGAAACAGTAATGATTGATCCTCAACAATTAGCTAAAGATATCTTGATAGGCATCATTAAACGAAAAAGAGAAATTAACCAACCGAAGTGGATGCACTCTTTACTTAAAATTTACCAGTTGGCTCCAAGAACATTTGAACAATGGTTAACCCCTTTATTTAAAAATAAAAGCTAAAGTTAAGGAGGAATTTTCATGATTTGTTGTGTGAATAAACATGTCAAATATGCTGTTGAAAACTTGCAAACCATTGCACCACAAACTGTTTTTGAATTCAAAGACTTATTAGGAGATTCATATTATCACTCTTTAGAAAATAGTGAACAAGAATTTATAGAATTTAAATTTCATGAGTTAATTTTAAGAGGGGAAATAATGAATGTATCAATTTTAGATGCTGAAGATGAAAAAATGCTTCATTATATTAAAAATTATT encodes:
- a CDS encoding SDR family NAD(P)-dependent oxidoreductase; this encodes MIGQHYIVTGGTSGLGLEIVKQLLEKGVFVTVIARNESKFNDIDFGSYQSKVTMVHCDLQNREAIANITSTIKYPINGLIYSSGLGYFKSVTHHSTEEMIETYDVNLISFNLLYNVLRPYFSKNASIVSISSQAAFVTQANAAHYGASKAALNAVLNALRIEESQFHFMAVNPGPIKTPFHEKADPSLKYAQKYETVMIDPQQLAKDILIGIIKRKREINQPKWMHSLLKIYQLAPRTFEQWLTPLFKNKS
- the proC gene encoding pyrroline-5-carboxylate reductase, coding for MKLVFYGAGNMAQAIFKGIINSKTLNSNDIYLTNKSNEERLKQFAEELGVEYSYDDEALLKDADYVFLGTKPYDFEEVAKRIQPHITDENRFISIMAGLPINYIHEQLQVSNPIARIMPNTNAQVGHSVTGISFSGNFGPKSKEEVIELVNAFGSVIEVDEDHLHQVTAITGSGPAFLYHVFEQYVKAGTELGLERGQVEESIKNLIIGTSKMIERSDLSMEQLRKNITSKGGTTQAGLNALSEHDIKGVFEDCLNAAVERSMELSKNENH
- a CDS encoding DUF1413 domain-containing protein; protein product: MICCVNKHVKYAVENLQTIAPQTVFEFKDLLGDSYYHSLENSEQEFIEFKFHELILRGEIMNVSILDAEDEKMLHYIKNY
- the zwf gene encoding glucose-6-phosphate dehydrogenase — its product is MSKQTKHIPCLITIFGATGDLSHRKLFPSLFHLFQQDNLDEHIAIIGIGRRDYTNEIFREQVKASIQSHVEDTTQINEFMEHVYYFKHDVSDEQSYHALLDFSNQLDTQYQLKGNRLFYLAMAPQFFGIISDYLKSSGLTETTGFKRLVIEKPFGSDLKSAERLNNQLRQSFKEEEIYRIDHYLGKDMVQNIEVLRFSNAMFEPLWNNKYISNIQVTSSEILGVEDRGGYYESSGALKDMVQNHMLQMVALLAMEAPISLKSEDIRAEKVKVLKSLRQLKPEEVKKNFVRGQYDRGYINGEEVKAYREEDRVAEDSNTPTFVSGRLTIDNFRWAGVPFYIRTGKRMKSKTIQVVVEFKEVPMNLYYQTDKLLDSNLLVINIQPNEGMSLHLNAKKNIQGIDTEPVQLSYALSAQDKMNTVDAYENLLFDCLKGDATNFTHWEELKSTWKFVDVIQEEWSMNEPSCFPNYKSGTNGPLESDLLLSRDGNHWWDDIQ
- the rnz gene encoding ribonuclease Z, encoding MEVTFFGTSAGLPTKERNTQSIALNLEPYSNAIWLFDVGEGTQHQILHHSIKLGKVDHIFITHMHGDHIFGLPGLLTSRSFQGGEDKPLTIIGPKGIRAYIETSLKLSESHLNYPTTFIEIDNNFTYHHKGFSVSAKLLNHGIPSYGYRIESPTTPGTIDVQALKAIGLEPGPKYQEVKIYDTFEHNGQVFNSNDFKGPAKPGPVISIFGDTKPCKNEVTIARDAEIMIHEATYIEGDKTLANNYHHSHIDDVFSLIRQANVNRSLITHLSNRYNFEDIDKIKIELKQLEDTPNFEFVKDFETYKI
- a CDS encoding AraC family transcriptional regulator — translated: MDVIKQIQQAIVYIEDRLLEPFNLQDLSDYVGLSPYHLDQSFKMIVGQSPESYAHARKMTAAAREMMLSASRLVDVAKKYNYTSSNEFANDFSDFHGISPIQASAKKDELKLQERLYIKLTTTERAPYPYRLDNTDDIPLVGYARFVEADNLSNPYKVPDFLEDLFNDGRLKELKRYNNISPYEIFVITCPLDEGVEIFVGVPSERYPAHLESRLLPGRHYAKFNLKGEIDYAVNEAWYYIESSLQLTLPYERDSLYVEIYPFDFSFEDPFTKIQLWLPIKQEDYDI